Proteins from a genomic interval of Candidatus Methanoperedens sp.:
- a CDS encoding HD domain-containing protein: protein MAKHMHEIRDPLHVFIRLDSDERKVLNSRPFQRLRYIHQLGLTYLLYPGATHRRFEHSLGVMELAGRVYDTVTEPSNIFHESVRSVVPAHNSYEHTYWRRVLRMAALCHDIGHLPFSHTAEEYLLPDGWDHERLTLEIIRSEELESIWKEIKIQSDDVAKLAVGPKKYKDSSFTDWEAILSEIIVGDAFGVDRMDYLIRDSHHVGVAYGKFDHYRLIDTMRILPKEEDGSAEPALGIEEGGLHSAEALVLARYFMYTQLYYHHVRRIYDIHLRDFLKKWFPNGYLPIEIEEHLRMTDNEISVELFKAARDEKHPGHDPARRIINREHFRLLYQRNPNDIVKNPEAGKLIFDEACKKFGEANVRYDTYKQKGSGLNFPVLLSIDGRISSSLAMSEVLKTVPIVAVDYVFINPDYRKEAEKWLKEKREAIITKKEGEKI, encoded by the coding sequence ATGGCAAAACACATGCATGAAATCCGCGATCCACTGCACGTTTTCATTCGCCTCGATTCGGATGAGAGGAAGGTACTTAATTCTCGTCCATTCCAGCGCCTCCGATATATTCATCAGCTTGGTTTAACGTATCTTCTATATCCAGGGGCAACCCATAGAAGGTTTGAACACTCGCTGGGTGTTATGGAATTGGCTGGACGGGTCTATGATACTGTAACTGAGCCATCCAATATATTCCATGAATCCGTTAGAAGTGTCGTACCTGCACACAATTCATATGAACATACATATTGGCGCCGGGTTCTTCGCATGGCGGCTCTATGTCATGATATCGGGCACTTGCCGTTTTCCCATACAGCCGAAGAATATCTGCTTCCTGATGGTTGGGATCATGAACGTCTCACTTTAGAGATTATCAGAAGCGAGGAACTGGAATCTATTTGGAAGGAGATCAAGATACAATCAGATGATGTTGCAAAACTTGCCGTAGGTCCCAAGAAATATAAGGATTCTTCTTTCACGGATTGGGAGGCAATTCTTTCTGAAATAATCGTGGGCGATGCTTTTGGGGTTGACCGAATGGACTACTTGATACGAGATTCTCACCATGTGGGAGTAGCTTACGGAAAGTTCGATCATTACCGACTTATTGATACTATGCGTATTCTACCCAAAGAAGAGGATGGTTCTGCAGAACCCGCCCTTGGCATAGAAGAAGGCGGTTTGCACTCAGCGGAAGCACTGGTACTGGCAAGATACTTTATGTATACACAACTATACTACCATCATGTCAGGCGGATCTATGATATTCATTTGAGAGACTTCCTCAAGAAATGGTTCCCCAACGGATACTTACCCATCGAGATCGAGGAACATCTACGGATGACAGACAACGAAATATCAGTAGAGTTATTTAAGGCAGCCAGAGACGAAAAACATCCAGGACATGATCCAGCGCGACGTATAATTAATCGAGAGCATTTCAGATTGTTATATCAGAGGAACCCTAATGATATCGTAAAAAATCCCGAAGCTGGCAAATTAATCTTCGACGAGGCATGCAAAAAGTTCGGTGAGGCAAATGTGAGATATGATACCTACAAGCAAAAGGGTAGTGGTCTTAACTTTCCCGTACTGCTCTCTATAGATGGCCGCATATCATCATCCCTGGCAATGTCGGAGGTATTAAAGACTGTTCCCATCGTCGCAGTAGATTATGTCTTTATCAATCCTGATTATCGAAAAGAGGCTGAAAAATGGTTAAAAGAAAAGCGTGAAGCTATAATTACAAAGAAGGAGGGCGAAAAAATATGA
- the argS gene encoding arginine--tRNA ligase, translating to MFLKFKNEVSSILSIALEKAGFETEDIALSDSPHADIASSVAFKLAPKYRRSPKEISEIIYTNIKIPPDSYVDRAEMKGPYINFFVSRPFLNETVLSVLLEREEFGTLSNRGKIILEHTSANPDGPLHIGHIRNSVIGDTLARILKRAGYDVETQYYINDMGRQIAVVVWGLSNFKFDDTKKKDHAIAEVYINANKSLVDEKEHSPEVDMLMKKYETGDHEIIGKFKDAIEAAMEGIKESLLRINIHHDKFVWESRFVRSGEVNRMIERIKETGRADIKDGALMVDLKNEGIQKSLVIQRSDGTSLYTTRDLTYHEWKASHCDRMIDILGADHKLISSQLKAVLGILGLTQPEIVIFEFVSLPEGSMSTRRGVFISADELLDQVEKAAYEEVNKKRPETDEEFKKKVAAFVSIGAVRYDIIRVSPEKATTFDWKEALDFEKQGAPFIQYAHARACSILKNAQAEGITYENYDPNILLEEQEIALIKKLASFGSIIDNSARELKPNLVAIYARELADAFNQFYRYIPVLGAEPELRTARLALVDCSRIVLANALDTLGITAPESM from the coding sequence ATGTTTCTAAAGTTCAAGAATGAGGTATCGTCGATTTTATCGATAGCTCTGGAGAAAGCAGGGTTTGAAACAGAAGATATAGCTTTAAGTGATTCGCCTCATGCAGACATTGCATCTTCCGTGGCATTCAAGCTGGCTCCAAAATACAGGCGAAGCCCAAAAGAGATAAGTGAAATAATTTATACGAATATCAAAATACCGCCGGATTCCTATGTCGACAGGGCGGAAATGAAAGGTCCGTATATCAATTTTTTTGTGAGCCGTCCCTTCCTCAATGAAACGGTTTTGAGCGTTCTGCTTGAACGGGAGGAGTTTGGAACTCTCAGTAACAGGGGAAAAATAATCCTCGAGCATACATCGGCAAACCCCGATGGCCCGCTGCACATAGGCCATATAAGGAACTCCGTGATAGGTGATACCCTTGCCCGGATATTGAAACGCGCGGGCTACGATGTTGAGACCCAGTATTACATAAACGATATGGGAAGGCAGATCGCGGTGGTGGTCTGGGGACTTTCGAACTTCAAATTCGATGATACCAAAAAGAAAGACCATGCCATAGCAGAGGTCTATATCAATGCTAACAAATCACTCGTTGATGAAAAAGAGCACTCGCCTGAAGTTGACATGTTAATGAAAAAGTATGAGACAGGCGACCATGAGATAATTGGAAAATTCAAGGATGCTATTGAAGCAGCAATGGAGGGAATAAAAGAATCACTACTTCGCATTAATATCCATCATGATAAATTCGTATGGGAATCCAGGTTCGTACGCTCTGGAGAGGTCAACAGGATGATAGAGCGCATCAAAGAGACAGGCCGGGCAGATATCAAGGACGGGGCTCTCATGGTTGACCTGAAAAATGAAGGGATCCAGAAATCCCTGGTGATACAGAGATCCGACGGGACCTCTCTCTATACCACACGCGACCTTACTTATCATGAATGGAAGGCATCCCATTGCGACAGGATGATCGACATTCTCGGGGCTGACCATAAGCTCATTTCCTCGCAGCTTAAAGCCGTCCTCGGTATCCTGGGTTTAACGCAACCGGAAATTGTTATCTTTGAGTTCGTGTCGCTGCCGGAAGGTTCGATGAGCACCCGGCGCGGCGTTTTCATCTCGGCGGATGAACTCCTAGACCAGGTTGAGAAAGCCGCGTATGAAGAAGTAAATAAAAAGCGCCCGGAGACCGATGAGGAATTCAAGAAAAAGGTGGCAGCTTTTGTGAGCATAGGTGCCGTAAGATACGATATTATCCGTGTCTCACCCGAAAAGGCAACCACTTTTGATTGGAAGGAAGCTCTGGACTTTGAAAAGCAGGGGGCGCCCTTTATCCAGTATGCCCATGCAAGGGCGTGCAGTATCCTGAAGAATGCACAGGCGGAAGGCATTACCTATGAGAATTACGACCCGAATATTCTCCTCGAGGAACAGGAGATCGCGCTCATTAAGAAACTGGCAAGTTTCGGGAGTATTATCGATAATTCAGCGCGTGAATTGAAACCAAATCTTGTTGCCATATACGCAAGAGAACTCGCGGATGCTTTCAATCAGTTCTACAGGTATATTCCAGTGTTGGGCGCCGAGCCAGAACTCAGAACTGCACGCCTGGCGCTTGTGGATTGTTCCCGTATCGTGCTTGCAAATGCTCTCGATACGCTCGGGATTACTGCGCCTGAGTCCATGTAG
- the purM gene encoding phosphoribosylformylglycinamidine cyclo-ligase, translating to MALTYAKSGVDIERENKAIAALARQLTYKRKGLGAPLTEVGHYAGLIDFGEYALALTTDGVGSKVLIANEMKKWNTVGIDCIAMNVNDLLAMGIEPLAFVDYIAISEPDDEIMKQIGEGLAKGAEISRMTIVGGETATLPDIIKGFDLAGTCLGMVKKDRIIIGERIEPGDAVIGIPSSGVHSNGYSLVRKIIKQAGYSYSNPFPYNRDTTIGEELLIPTRIYMEILEAAGKLDIHGLAHITGSGLMKLHRITRYGFDISDPLEPQAIFRFLQEEGNVEDVEMYKTFNMGMGFVVVLPHNEAKKASEMLGGKIVGEIVEEGILVKGLKIK from the coding sequence ATGGCTCTGACCTATGCAAAATCCGGCGTTGATATCGAGAGGGAAAATAAAGCTATAGCCGCCCTGGCAAGACAGCTTACTTATAAACGCAAAGGTCTGGGCGCCCCTTTAACGGAGGTCGGGCATTATGCAGGCCTTATTGATTTCGGGGAATATGCGCTCGCGCTCACCACCGATGGCGTGGGCTCAAAAGTCCTCATCGCGAATGAGATGAAGAAATGGAACACAGTGGGGATCGACTGCATTGCCATGAACGTGAACGACCTCCTGGCAATGGGTATCGAGCCGCTTGCGTTCGTTGACTATATAGCCATAAGTGAACCCGATGATGAGATAATGAAGCAGATCGGGGAAGGGCTTGCAAAAGGCGCCGAGATATCAAGGATGACCATCGTTGGGGGGGAAACCGCCACTCTTCCCGATATCATAAAGGGTTTTGATCTTGCGGGAACGTGCCTTGGGATGGTGAAAAAAGACCGGATAATCATAGGTGAACGCATAGAACCCGGGGATGCAGTTATCGGCATTCCTTCAAGTGGGGTTCACAGCAATGGATATTCCCTGGTGAGAAAGATCATAAAGCAGGCCGGCTACTCCTATTCAAATCCATTCCCTTATAATAGAGATACCACAATCGGAGAAGAACTGCTCATTCCCACAAGGATCTATATGGAAATACTTGAGGCGGCAGGCAAGCTCGATATTCATGGCCTTGCCCACATAACAGGCAGCGGCCTTATGAAACTCCACCGCATAACCAGATACGGGTTCGATATCAGCGACCCGTTAGAGCCCCAGGCAATCTTCAGGTTCCTTCAGGAAGAAGGGAATGTAGAGGATGTTGAGATGTACAAGACCTTTAACATGGGAATGGGTTTCGTGGTCGTATTGCCGCACAATGAAGCTAAAAAAGCTTCCGAGATGTTGGGCGGAAAGATCGTTGGAGAGATCGTGGAGGAAGGGATCCTTGTAAAGGGTCTGAAGATAAAGTAG
- the nrdD gene encoding anaerobic ribonucleoside-triphosphate reductase, whose amino-acid sequence MGKYIEVQASNLIEENKEELAYALKEARQSLESQGRNRAARDIQTIQKTLGGYSVSVIPKVRTTDGHLMDWDRNTIIKQLLKETKLSEQFHGKASITEEEAREIAKETEKRIKDMGVKFLSGPLVRELVNIILLERGHTEWRNISTRVGTPVYDAYKIDMGTGFEKNDNANLQENAETSHKKKADKMSKEQYLLMVPPKLADAHLNGDIHIHDLEYLGTRAFCQDWDLRYFFYYGLMPDGSGTKASVAGPAKKAEVAILHAVKALGSAQTNFAGGQGFYNFLTFIAPYFEGMTYGEIEQLMQMFVYEMTQMMVARGGQLVFSSVQLSPGVPGLWRDKPVVYKGKVFDGKQAPLRTYGEFEREVRLSFEALMNVMLKGDYWGKPFNFPKPEISIEPDFMVEDEEYNRMHPELLSYDELYTKAFELAAKYGAPYFDNQLPEYRGAGKGISCYQCCAYNFSSSSEKDSEFEDKLYFRDGKHFSMGAWQVVSVNCPRAAYKAQKDDDALFGELKNLMDLSIELFKVKRKWMDIIIKNNRMPFATQRPKDPITMGKGEIAVDMKGLVYTIGVVGINEMVQYHTGKQIYESDDARRLAIRAMFEMKFYAKELSQKHGMEIALARTPAETTAQRFAVSDLLHKEYRKCAEPIIKGNVPEALARIHETRDLPVYYTNGTHVPPGADVSLPQRIKLEETFFPIVDGGNILHIWLGEAAPDPHGLKEFAMNIAKNTQVGYFAFTKDMTVCMDDFHVASGLLEECPNCESENVEHLSRVTGYIQAVSGWNEGKKQELKDRKRYGVGGM is encoded by the coding sequence ATGGGTAAATATATCGAGGTTCAAGCATCGAATCTCATAGAAGAAAATAAGGAAGAGCTGGCGTACGCGTTGAAAGAGGCGCGCCAGTCTCTCGAAAGCCAGGGGAGAAACAGGGCGGCAAGAGATATCCAGACCATCCAGAAAACGCTTGGAGGCTATTCTGTCTCCGTAATACCCAAAGTCAGGACAACGGACGGACACCTGATGGACTGGGACAGGAACACCATAATCAAACAGCTTTTGAAAGAAACAAAGCTGAGCGAGCAGTTCCACGGAAAAGCATCCATCACAGAAGAGGAAGCCAGGGAAATAGCGAAGGAAACTGAGAAACGAATAAAAGATATGGGCGTAAAATTCCTGTCAGGCCCGCTTGTGCGTGAACTGGTCAATATAATACTTCTTGAACGCGGTCACACTGAATGGCGGAATATCTCAACGAGGGTTGGCACACCGGTTTACGATGCCTATAAGATAGACATGGGCACGGGTTTTGAGAAAAACGATAATGCCAACCTGCAGGAGAACGCCGAAACCTCCCATAAAAAGAAAGCGGATAAGATGAGCAAAGAGCAGTACCTTCTCATGGTGCCGCCGAAACTTGCGGATGCGCATCTTAACGGCGATATTCACATCCACGACCTGGAATACCTCGGAACACGCGCCTTCTGCCAGGACTGGGACCTTCGATACTTCTTCTACTACGGTCTCATGCCCGATGGCAGCGGAACAAAAGCAAGCGTGGCTGGACCCGCTAAAAAAGCCGAGGTTGCCATACTGCATGCAGTGAAGGCTCTTGGCAGCGCGCAGACAAATTTCGCGGGCGGCCAGGGATTCTATAATTTCCTCACTTTCATTGCACCTTATTTTGAGGGCATGACCTACGGCGAGATAGAGCAGCTCATGCAGATGTTCGTTTATGAAATGACACAGATGATGGTGGCCCGGGGCGGACAGCTGGTCTTTTCCTCCGTCCAGCTCTCCCCCGGCGTCCCCGGATTGTGGCGCGACAAACCTGTGGTTTACAAAGGGAAGGTCTTTGACGGCAAGCAGGCACCTCTGCGCACATACGGCGAGTTCGAGCGCGAGGTGCGCCTGAGCTTTGAGGCATTGATGAACGTGATGCTGAAAGGAGATTACTGGGGGAAACCCTTCAACTTCCCCAAACCCGAGATAAGCATAGAACCCGACTTCATGGTCGAGGACGAGGAATACAACCGCATGCATCCAGAGCTTCTGAGCTACGACGAACTCTATACCAAGGCGTTCGAGCTTGCTGCCAAGTACGGAGCGCCGTATTTTGATAACCAGCTGCCCGAGTACCGCGGCGCTGGGAAGGGCATAAGCTGCTACCAGTGCTGCGCCTATAACTTCTCTTCTTCCAGCGAAAAGGACTCGGAGTTCGAGGACAAGCTGTATTTCAGGGACGGAAAGCATTTCTCGATGGGCGCCTGGCAGGTCGTTTCGGTTAACTGCCCGCGCGCTGCTTACAAGGCGCAGAAGGACGATGATGCGCTCTTCGGGGAGCTCAAGAATCTGATGGACCTGAGCATTGAACTCTTCAAGGTGAAGCGAAAGTGGATGGACATCATAATCAAGAACAACAGGATGCCCTTTGCCACGCAGAGACCCAAGGACCCGATAACCATGGGCAAGGGCGAGATCGCCGTGGATATGAAGGGGCTCGTGTACACCATAGGCGTTGTCGGGATCAACGAGATGGTGCAGTACCATACGGGCAAGCAGATCTATGAGAGCGATGATGCGCGCCGACTCGCCATCAGGGCGATGTTCGAGATGAAGTTTTACGCGAAGGAACTCTCACAGAAGCACGGTATGGAGATAGCCCTCGCAAGAACACCTGCCGAGACAACAGCGCAGCGCTTTGCAGTGTCGGATCTGCTGCACAAGGAATACAGGAAATGCGCAGAGCCCATAATCAAAGGCAACGTACCCGAGGCCCTGGCACGCATACATGAGACGCGCGACCTCCCGGTGTATTACACCAACGGTACGCACGTGCCCCCGGGCGCCGATGTGTCGCTCCCCCAGCGCATCAAGCTTGAGGAGACCTTCTTCCCCATAGTGGACGGGGGCAACATACTGCACATCTGGTTAGGAGAAGCTGCGCCAGACCCCCACGGGCTCAAGGAGTTCGCCATGAACATAGCCAAGAACACGCAGGTGGGTTATTTTGCATTCACGAAGGACATGACGGTGTGCATGGATGATTTCCATGTTGCTTCCGGTTTGTTGGAGGAATGCCCCAATTGCGAGAGTGAGAATGTGGAGCATCTTAGTCGTGTTACTGGGTATATACAGGCTGTTTCTGGATGGAATGAGGGAAAGAAGCAGGAGCTGAAGGACAGGAAGAGATACGGGGTGGGAGGGATGTGA
- a CDS encoding glutaredoxin family protein, which translates to MQDILIYSTKNCPNCRVLKQFIEKKNIQYKEVDMATPAALTELRINGVFTMAAPVLQIGNKFYTTGDLFSQDRIDQSKLETLLKT; encoded by the coding sequence ATGCAAGACATCCTGATCTACTCTACCAAAAATTGTCCAAATTGCAGGGTACTAAAGCAATTTATTGAAAAAAAGAACATACAATACAAAGAGGTAGACATGGCTACACCCGCAGCGCTCACTGAACTTCGGATCAACGGCGTATTCACGATGGCTGCGCCGGTGCTCCAGATAGGTAATAAGTTCTATACGACCGGTGATCTATTCAGCCAGGACAGGATCGACCAGAGCAAGCTGGAAACACTCCTTAAAACTTAG
- a CDS encoding DUF4389 domain-containing protein, with protein sequence MNEESGEMKQLFVYEHDASRLELFIRILYWIAIGIVLAVYGIIAEICMIIQWFGILILGRRNEGLSNFIKGYLEYKVHVLGYIYFMTDKRPGVMPKTVKIFEK encoded by the coding sequence ATGAATGAAGAATCTGGGGAAATGAAACAGCTTTTTGTATATGAGCACGATGCAAGCCGGTTAGAGCTTTTTATCAGAATCCTTTACTGGATTGCGATAGGAATTGTATTAGCGGTGTACGGGATCATCGCCGAAATATGTATGATCATCCAGTGGTTCGGCATATTGATACTGGGTCGCAGGAACGAGGGATTGAGCAACTTCATTAAGGGATATCTTGAATATAAGGTCCACGTTCTGGGCTATATCTATTTCATGACAGACAAGCGTCCGGGGGTAATGCCAAAAACAGTGAAAATATTTGAAAAATAA
- the cofH gene encoding 5-amino-6-(D-ribitylamino)uracil--L-tyrosine 4-hydroxyphenyl transferase CofH produces the protein MSIALILQTSGGTIQKLRYYQDDIQGRIEAGKCTPDDALALYKDTSFLLSCADTLRRKAVGDSVTYVINRNINFTNRCIGTCRFCAFKKPDGYILSIPEILEKTREAVQINATEICIQGGLLPDWDIFNYCEILESIKEEFPQLHIHAYSPMEVFHAARNSNISVKEALSRLKRAGLGSMPGTAAEILVDRVREEICPEKLTTHEWIDVVRSAHRQGIPTTSTIMYGHIETLQERIEHIFIIREIQKKTGGFTEFVPLPFLPNNNRLGGSTNVPRGIEDLKLHALARVLLYPHIKNIQTSWVKLGKKMAQAALDCGANDLGGTLMEENISRSAGATNGEYMTPEEFGRLIREIKRVPQQRDTLYRLPIPDN, from the coding sequence ATGAGTATTGCGTTAATACTTCAAACCTCAGGTGGTACAATACAGAAATTACGATACTATCAGGACGATATTCAGGGGCGTATCGAGGCAGGAAAATGCACTCCGGATGATGCCCTGGCTCTTTACAAGGATACTTCGTTCCTGCTTTCATGTGCTGATACGTTGCGCAGGAAGGCAGTGGGGGACTCGGTCACATATGTTATCAACAGGAACATAAATTTTACGAACAGGTGCATCGGAACATGCAGGTTCTGCGCATTTAAGAAGCCGGATGGTTATATCCTGTCAATACCCGAGATTCTTGAAAAAACAAGAGAAGCCGTGCAGATCAATGCCACAGAAATATGCATCCAGGGAGGGCTTCTTCCTGACTGGGACATTTTTAATTACTGCGAGATCCTCGAGAGCATAAAGGAAGAATTCCCGCAATTGCATATCCATGCATATTCGCCCATGGAAGTGTTCCATGCAGCGAGGAACAGTAATATCAGTGTGAAAGAAGCGCTCTCGCGCCTGAAAAGGGCGGGGCTCGGCTCCATGCCTGGCACGGCCGCCGAGATACTTGTTGACAGGGTGAGGGAAGAAATATGTCCTGAAAAGCTCACCACGCATGAATGGATCGATGTTGTAAGGAGCGCGCACAGGCAGGGGATTCCAACAACATCAACGATCATGTACGGGCACATCGAGACTTTGCAGGAGAGAATTGAACATATCTTCATAATTCGAGAAATACAGAAAAAAACAGGAGGCTTTACAGAATTTGTGCCTCTTCCTTTTTTGCCGAATAACAACAGACTTGGCGGTAGCACGAATGTCCCCAGGGGAATTGAGGATTTAAAACTCCATGCGCTTGCAAGGGTGCTCCTTTATCCGCATATCAAGAACATCCAGACGAGCTGGGTGAAGCTTGGCAAGAAAATGGCTCAAGCTGCACTTGATTGCGGTGCCAACGATCTTGGGGGAACATTGATGGAAGAAAATATATCCAGGAGCGCAGGTGCTACTAACGGGGAATACATGACACCTGAAGAGTTTGGTCGATTGATTAGGGAGATCAAGCGTGTTCCACAGCAACGAGATACGTTATACAGATTGCCGATACCTGACAATTAG
- the cofG gene encoding 7,8-didemethyl-8-hydroxy-5-deazariboflavin synthase subunit CofG: MHPAFVTFSRNVFIPLTNICRNDCGYCGFRRDIGDPEAKLLSPAEVKDILSRGLHAGCSEALFTFGEKPEEINGFLELLEGFGYSTILDYLEELCRLSIRIGLLPHSNPGILESRELEKLKPYNASMGLMLETVGDVSAHRGCSGKYPSARIKTIECAGKLGIPFTTGILVGIGETHDDRARSIHIIRELHEKYGHIQEVIIQNFIPKPGTRMASCSSPSVKEMMETVSLARRILPEDIAVQVSPNLIPPKDLIGCGASDLGGISPETIDHINPECPWPDIGELQTSLGVPLRERLPIYPQYVKKKWYSEEIAPLIQSLSDAEGFRKTY, encoded by the coding sequence ATGCACCCGGCCTTTGTCACGTTTTCTCGCAATGTCTTTATCCCTCTCACCAATATCTGCAGGAATGACTGCGGTTACTGCGGGTTCAGGCGGGATATCGGAGATCCCGAAGCAAAACTCCTCTCACCCGCGGAAGTAAAGGATATACTTTCAAGAGGATTACATGCGGGCTGCTCTGAAGCGCTTTTCACTTTTGGCGAGAAACCGGAGGAGATTAATGGATTTCTGGAATTGCTGGAAGGTTTCGGATATAGCACGATCCTGGATTATCTTGAAGAGCTTTGCAGGCTTTCGATCAGGATCGGCCTATTGCCACACAGTAATCCCGGGATACTTGAAAGCCGGGAGCTTGAAAAACTGAAACCTTACAACGCAAGCATGGGGCTCATGCTTGAGACAGTGGGAGATGTCAGTGCACATCGCGGATGTTCAGGAAAATATCCTTCGGCGCGCATAAAGACCATCGAATGCGCAGGAAAACTCGGCATTCCTTTTACAACAGGGATCCTCGTGGGCATAGGCGAAACACACGATGACAGGGCACGTTCGATCCACATTATAAGAGAACTTCATGAAAAATACGGACATATCCAGGAAGTCATAATCCAGAATTTTATACCTAAACCCGGGACAAGAATGGCTTCATGTTCCTCTCCAAGCGTCAAAGAAATGATGGAAACCGTTTCTCTGGCCCGGCGGATTCTTCCTGAGGATATCGCCGTGCAGGTATCTCCCAACCTGATTCCCCCGAAGGACCTGATAGGATGCGGTGCTTCCGACCTTGGTGGTATCTCTCCTGAAACCATCGATCATATTAACCCCGAATGTCCATGGCCTGATATAGGGGAACTGCAAACAAGCCTCGGAGTTCCACTTCGCGAACGCTTGCCTATTTATCCGCAATACGTGAAAAAAAAGTGGTACAGTGAGGAAATTGCGCCATTGATTCAAAGTCTTTCTGATGCAGAAGGATTTCGGAAAACATATTAA
- a CDS encoding molybdopterin synthase codes for MRIISVIGYKKSGKTTLVELLVKALKEYGSVGTVKHMQEHSVNTPDTDTWKHARAGADVVIGVTGSELVKFSHDNNLVSAMDELANEGVDFGVVEGFKESTLSKIALGSVVATNIVKTLDNLENVDIGEIVKIVLDQPEYHTLESLIKKIRGSKEIEKAGAIGTFTGIVRTQTKDVRTEFLEFEEYGGLARQKMDQICTELKHKEGVVDVLMHHRTGIIKAGEDIVYVVVAAEHREQLFPVLREAVERLKAEVPIWKKEHTLTGEWWVHDDSGQG; via the coding sequence ATGAGAATAATTTCGGTCATAGGCTATAAGAAATCCGGAAAAACCACACTTGTTGAACTGCTTGTAAAGGCTTTAAAAGAATATGGTTCTGTGGGAACAGTAAAACACATGCAGGAGCATAGCGTAAACACGCCGGACACGGATACATGGAAACATGCCCGGGCTGGCGCTGATGTGGTGATAGGTGTTACAGGGAGCGAACTTGTAAAATTCTCACATGACAATAATCTCGTATCAGCTATGGATGAGCTCGCCAATGAGGGAGTTGATTTTGGGGTAGTTGAAGGTTTTAAGGAAAGCACTTTATCTAAAATAGCTCTCGGCAGTGTGGTGGCCACTAATATTGTAAAGACTCTGGATAATTTAGAGAATGTGGATATCGGAGAAATTGTAAAAATTGTCCTGGATCAGCCTGAATATCATACCCTGGAATCACTCATCAAGAAAATAAGAGGATCAAAGGAAATAGAAAAAGCGGGAGCCATCGGGACATTCACAGGGATTGTGAGAACGCAGACAAAGGATGTGCGCACTGAATTTCTTGAATTTGAGGAATATGGAGGACTTGCCCGGCAAAAAATGGATCAGATATGCACCGAACTCAAACACAAAGAAGGTGTTGTGGATGTGCTCATGCATCACAGGACTGGCATTATCAAAGCGGGTGAGGATATTGTGTACGTTGTTGTGGCAGCAGAGCACAGGGAACAACTTTTCCCAGTGCTGCGTGAAGCCGTTGAACGGCTGAAGGCAGAAGTCCCTATCTGGAAAAAAGAACATACGCTAACGGGTGAGTGGTGGGTGCATGATGATTCCGGGCAGGGTTAG